DNA sequence from the Chitinophaga flava genome:
TTTCAAATATTACCTGGTCTTTATAACTGTGAAAGGAGATCTTCTTTTTATGCAGCCATGCTGCCACATCTGCATCCCGTTTCCGGGCATAAGGTTCGTAGTCACCGGTGGTAAATACCTTTTCTACCGGATAGCGGGAAGTCCAATGCCGGAAAGCATCTTCAGGCGTACCATAAAATACATCAAGGGTTGTTCCTTTGGCCACCAGTTGTCTTTGTATATCTTCCAGCACTTCATGAATAAACGTCACCCGGCGGTCGTGTTTATCTTCCAGATCATCCAGAATATTGGTATCAAATACAAACACAGGCACCACCGGATTTTTGTCTTTCAATGCGTGATACAAAGCAGCCTGGTCATTCAGACGCAGGTCACGGCGGAGCCAGCAGAGATTGATTTTGGGAGTCATGCGTCAAATTTATCACGCAAAGACGAAAAAGGGAGCAAAGCCGCCGTTATTTCTTTTAGCGTTCTTTGCTCCCTTTCCCACCATGGTATCAGCGGGTCACAGTTTTCCGTCGAATAGCACTTCATGTAAGATGGCAGCGGTGGCGTTGCCATAGCTGGTGTCGCGGAAAACGCCTACCCAGCGGATTCCCTGGACTGCGTTCGTTAAAAATATTTCATCTGCATTTTCCAGATCATCCACTGTCAATGGCTTCTCCTCGATTTTAAAAGGAAGCTCTGTTTTCAGCAGATGTTTGCGCATCACACCACATACACCACCTTCCGAGAGCGGAGGCGTGTAGATCGTATTATCATGCACAATAAATATATTAGCAATGGTACTGTCTGCAACACGACCGTATTGATTCAGCAACACGACTTCATTGAGCCGGTGTTGTTTGGCGTACATGGCGGCCATTACATATGGCAGGCAGTTATTGGATTTAATGGAGGAAAACTTATCGCTGCTTTTTCTGGCATCCGGAAATACATCCAGTACCAAGCCCACTTCATTGAGTTCAAGAACTGATTTGTTCAGTTCCCATACCTGGATTATATAGTTGGGAGTATTATTAACAGGCTCGTATAATCCGCCTTCTGAGCGGAATACAGAAAACCTGACACGGGCAATATCGGTATGACCATTTTTATGGCACAAATCCAGTATCTGTGTGATGAAAAAATCCTTGCTAAAGTAAGGAGGAACATCAAAATGCAACAGGTTAAGACTGGCCATTAAGCGCTCAAAATGTAAGTCGCTCAGCAATACTTTCCCCTGATATACTCGCAGGGTTTCAAAACATCCATCCCCGTAGCGGAAAGAGCGGTTGTCTGCCGTAAGGATCGGGTCTCCAGCGGGGAAAAATTTACCATTATAACAAAGAAAACCAACTTGCACTCGAACTGTGTTTAGCAAAGTGTAAGTTACCCAATTATTTTGTGATTTTGACCAGAGGGATGTGGCCGACCTTCATGGTCAGCCACCAAGGAAATGTTAAATTTAATCAGGCAGTCCACCCAAACAACTCATTAAAGCATCCCATCTGATATGCAGCCATCAAAGCGTTCAGCACGCTACACTCCGGCGGCAATAATATAGCAGGCAAGCTGATCTTATTTCCCTTCTATTCCTTTCTTCCATTCTTTCAGTGAATCTATTTCTTTCTGTTGACGGATAAGATGTAAAGTCAGCTCTTCAATTTTCTGCAGTAGTTTTTTATTCATCTCACCCAACTCTATACCGTCTTTTTTAACTTCTTCAGCAGAAGGAATATCAGGCAAATGTTTATGTTCAATAACATATTTTTCAACATCCTGTAATGTTGGTAATCGATAATCGTCATGAAATACAAAGTCAGACCAATCAGATAATGTTACTTTTATTCGCTGGGTGGTGATAGTTCCGGCTACAGCCAATTTGGATTGAGGATGGAGCGTGCCGACACCAACGTTGCCATTTCCCAAAACAACGAATCTCTCGACACCTCCCGTTTTCAAATTGAGACTTGTATCGACCTTGTTATACCATATCTGATTATCTGTGGAATTTGAAAAATCAATGACAGCATTATTCTCTGAAGATATACGTATCGGCCCGGCTACATCCAGCAGCCGTTGCGGGATTGTTGTTCCGATACCTACGTACCCCGATGCACGCTGCATATATATTCCTCTTTCAGCTCCATTATCATCTACCACTCCAAATGTGGCATAAC
Encoded proteins:
- a CDS encoding aminotransferase class IV, whose protein sequence is MQVGFLCYNGKFFPAGDPILTADNRSFRYGDGCFETLRVYQGKVLLSDLHFERLMASLNLLHFDVPPYFSKDFFITQILDLCHKNGHTDIARVRFSVFRSEGGLYEPVNNTPNYIIQVWELNKSVLELNEVGLVLDVFPDARKSSDKFSSIKSNNCLPYVMAAMYAKQHRLNEVVLLNQYGRVADSTIANIFIVHDNTIYTPPLSEGGVCGVMRKHLLKTELPFKIEEKPLTVDDLENADEIFLTNAVQGIRWVGVFRDTSYGNATAAILHEVLFDGKL